The DNA sequence AATAAATTTACTTATAATAAGAGAACTATCTTCATTACCGCCATCTACTAATATATTTGTGTTTTTTGGTGTTTGTATTAAAATACTATCACCTTGACCTACATCTATAATATGAATAGATAATAGATCTTTTTTGCCACAACCTACTAAAAGTGTTATTATAATAAATATTAAAAACGTGATTTTTTTCATTTTTCACTCCAATCATTACCTGTTTATATTGACTATTTAAAGACAATATTAAAGAGTATAATAAATTATTTAATATTTTAGACTATTATTTGAAAGTTAATTCAAAATATTTAAAGATGATTAATTAAGATGAAAAATGTAATATATAAAAAGTATCAAAAGGAGAGTTAGTTATGATTTTTAAAGAGATTGATATAGATTCGTATAAGGAATTAAGACCGTTTTTTAATTCTGTAGATTACGAAGCATGTGAATATTGTTTTACGACCTTATATATGTGGAGGGATATGTATAAAACTAGTTATTATATAGAAGATGATTTTGCTATAATAGTTGGTGAATATGAGGGGGATAGATTCTCTGTATTACCACTTGCTAAAAAAGATAAAATTCATAAAGCAATAGCTTTTATGATAAATTACTTTAAAAATGAAGATCATAGAATATATTTAAGAGCTGTTACGAAAGAAGTGGTTGAACTTTTACAAAAAGATTATCCGGGAAGATTTGAATATATAGAAGAAAGAGATTATTTTGATTATGTTTATGATGCTGAAAGTTTAAGAACTTTAAAGGGAAGAAAAAACCAGAAAAAAAGAAATCATTTAAATTACTTTATCAAGGAGTATGAAGGAAGATTTGAATATAAAAAACTTGATAAAGAAAATTTTGATGATTGTATAACTCTTTTAAAAGCTTGGACTGTTAACAAGGAAGAAAATGGAGATAAAGAAGAAGGAATAGATGATGAGTTTGTTGCTATAAAGAAAATATTTGATCATTATGATGTTTTAAGAGAAGATGTTAAAATATCAGGAATTTATATAGATAATAAATTAGAAGCATTCACTATAGGTGAAAAAATAAATGAACATATGGCCGTAATACACATAGAAAAGGCTAATCCAGAAATAAGAGGATTATATCCATATATAAATCAACAATTTTTGGTGAATGAGTTTCCAGATGTAGAGCTTGTAAATAGAGAAGAAGATTTAGGATTAGAGGGGCTTAGAAAAGCAAAACTTTCATATCATCCATGTAAGTTTGTAGAAAAATATACTGTTACGGAGGCATAGTATGGATATAAGATATGCTAAAGATGGAGATTTAGAGAATATAAAAGATATATGGAACTACTGTTTTGGTGACGAAGAAGCTTTTGTTGATTATTATTTTAATAATAAATACAAATCTAAAAATACAATACTAATTGAAGAAGATGGTGATTTAATGTCATCTCTTCAATTAAATCAATATAAAATAAAATTAA is a window from the Paraclostridium sordellii genome containing:
- a CDS encoding DUF2156 domain-containing protein, with protein sequence MIFKEIDIDSYKELRPFFNSVDYEACEYCFTTLYMWRDMYKTSYYIEDDFAIIVGEYEGDRFSVLPLAKKDKIHKAIAFMINYFKNEDHRIYLRAVTKEVVELLQKDYPGRFEYIEERDYFDYVYDAESLRTLKGRKNQKKRNHLNYFIKEYEGRFEYKKLDKENFDDCITLLKAWTVNKEENGDKEEGIDDEFVAIKKIFDHYDVLREDVKISGIYIDNKLEAFTIGEKINEHMAVIHIEKANPEIRGLYPYINQQFLVNEFPDVELVNREEDLGLEGLRKAKLSYHPCKFVEKYTVTEA